The DNA region GAAGTGCCGGCGGGTGAGTTTTGGCTGTGCAAGCGCGAGAAATCCGCAGCCATCCTTTCGCGGGCGCGATGTCTTTTGACTCCAGGGGCCCGATACTCTCTCGGTGGACGAATAGCACCCAGAGAGACGGGCCAGGATGGTCTTCACCTGTTTTCCCGCAAGCTTGAGGGCCGATGAGCtcggggaagggaggaggaaagggggttTGGGAACTCGGCATCGGCGCCTGGAGGGGAAGGGTTTTCTGGGGATGGAGACAACTCTAATCGGCGTAGTTTCCTAAAGAATGGTCTCGAAATAATCTCCGGATAAAGCAGGGGAACTTGCAGGCCGCGCTTGCCCAGGAGAAGGCTTTTTGGACCCGAGATGTGTAGCCCTTCCCTGGCTTGGCGACGAAGGAGCCGATGCATTGTAGGGAGCTAAATGTGCTCACACCCGAGTCCGTAGCGTATTGACGTTGGTTGGTCTTTGCAAAGCGTGATGTTTTGATTGAAAAACAGTTGTGGGTCTGCCTTGCCTTCACGCATCGGAGATGCGAGTCCCGTCTTAACTTCCTTACCTGGTATTTCAGGAGTTTGGAGGGTGTGAACTGAAGCAAGTGTGTTACTGATGGagcattactttttttaagattttatttttatttattatcacaagcagggagagtggcagggagagggagaagcagactccctgttgagcagggagccctacgtggggctggatcccaggaccctgggatcatgccctgagccgaaggcagacgccctgCAATTCTTTATTCTgtaaacaaatacagaaaacatccCGGTAGAATATGACTGGTTCTATGGGCTTTCTAGCATCTCAAGCTGACAAAGTTGCTGTTACGTGTTTGGAAACGACGAGATTGTGATCATTTAAGGGTTGACACctcttttaacttttctctttaGCCAAAATGAAGTTCAATCCCTTTGTGACTTCTGACCGGAGCAAGAACCGTAAACGACATTTCAATGCACCTTCCCACATTCGCAGAAAGATCATGTCTTCCCCTCTTTCCAAAGAGCTGAGACAGAAGTACAACGTTCGATCCATGCCCATCCGAAAGGATGATGAAGTGCAGGTGGGTACCGCGTTGGGGTCATCTTGGCAGATGTCCCGCACTCCGGGCCTGGAAGAGGAATTGCGTTCTGGGAACGATGCACCGGAGACGTTACTCCCAGAACAGGAGTGCAAAAGGGAGCTAAAGAATCAAACAGGGAAAAGTATCGATTGTCCCAAGCATCAGAATGGGGGCGTGTGAACCAGAAGAGAGATGGCTCAGAACCAGCTCGTTGCTTTGTGATGAGCTTTTTCTTGGTGTGATTGGTCACTGAAGACACCTTTGAGGACCAATACACAGAGTTCTGTCTGAATCAACCCTGATACAGAAGCCCTAACAGAACCATAGTTTTATATGGTGGTTTTATGTTTACCAGTAAATAACTTGTCAAATCGATTTAAGTGAAAACGTCTGTACGTGTTTTCCTAGCTGTAGCCTGCAGCCGTTGATGACAAGATTCAGGCAGGTTTCTACAGCAGCTTGCCTGTCCCCAGTATTATTTGATGAGGTTAACacccatttaaataaaaaaacctgTCCCCAGATAGTGGTGTGGGTTGAGAACAGCCACCGGTTACCACTGTGCTGGTGCCGGATGTGCCAGTGGACTTGGGAGATGATCTCTGTTTTCAAGATCTCTTAATGCGAGAAAATCTGCAGCTGGAAAGAAACATCAGTGCAGGAGCGCTTTGGGTTGCTTCCTGACAAACAGGAACACTAGGACTCCTGGGTGGGAAACTGTTAAGACTTCAGGAAAGAATTGGTTCCCATACATACTTGCTGCTGACCACTCTGGCACTGGCTTGGACATGGTAATGGGTTGTGAATTTAATCTTGTGGCCTCTTGCTTCCTTTGGGATGGAGTAAAGTTCCTTTTTAAGCAAGCCAGAGTGGGCTCGTTTTTAACCTTTCACCAAGGCCACCGCTGCTTGTGGACCACCAGTTGATGCTCTGTCCATCACTAGACTTACATGGGGGCATGGTTTATTTGCAGGTTAAGGACAGAATTATTGGCACGTTTCTATTAACTGTTAAGTCTTTCAAAATTGAAAGGTCTTACAGATCTGATAGAGTGAATGACGTTTATGTGATTTGTAGCTTTCCTGGTTCCCaaggttaatatttttgttatttttgaactTTTAGGTTGTGCGAGGACACTATAAAGGTCAGCAGATTGGCAAAGTCGTCCAGGTTTACAGGAAGAAGTACGTCATCTACATTGAACGAGTGCAGCGAGAGAAGGCTAACGGCACAACCGTCCATGTGGGCATTCATCCTAGCAAGGTACGTGTTTCAGCGAACACTCAcgagaagagaaggaaattacaGGAAGTGTTGGCAAACGTGATTGCTTGTTTGCAGGGCCATCCCAGAGAAGTAGAATCCCCTGATTTTAGAGGTTCTAGAAACCAGTCTGAAAATTTTTATGAGATCAAGGCGTCTTTAACAGTTATTGTAtatgtttaatgtattttttttctcaaaagctACCAAACAAATCTTAACATCACGGAAATAGGgtatttttctataaaacagaGCTGATACCCTGTTTGCTTTTACTATTCAAGCCGAgtaagcagggcacctgggtggttcagtcggttgtgtctgactcttggttttagctcattACAAATGGGG from Ursus arctos isolate Adak ecotype North America unplaced genomic scaffold, UrsArc2.0 scaffold_14, whole genome shotgun sequence includes:
- the RPL26 gene encoding 60S ribosomal protein L26, whose translation is MKFNPFVTSDRSKNRKRHFNAPSHIRRKIMSSPLSKELRQKYNVRSMPIRKDDEVQVVRGHYKGQQIGKVVQVYRKKYVIYIERVQREKANGTTVHVGIHPSKVVITRLKLDKDRKKILERKAKSRQVGKEKGKYKEETIEKMQE